Proteins from a genomic interval of Poecilia reticulata strain Guanapo unplaced genomic scaffold, Guppy_female_1.0+MT scaffold_159, whole genome shotgun sequence:
- the iws1 gene encoding protein IWS1 homolog isoform X1 — protein MDGGEEDFMSDDGGGTPVQDEHPQSDGEEMRSDGRQSEDDGSNDEDAAIAMETGGAASSSDAEDRRRANSDSEDEAPGARREKSDSEDEAPGGRRDKSDSEDEAPGGRRDKSDSEXEXXRPGGSEDEDSPAKRRASASDEEEEESPRKRRPSGSEDEASSPVKRGASDNEEEDVSSPAKRRGSSSELEDAPRGDGARSDSDNEEDKPAPASSPRKHSDSDSDAEPPARRQAAPMDSDEEDEGKREEEEGAGGGKWKGVMQSDSEDEEDEVLRKKAATGSDEEQREEEKKQQRDDGEEEDDKPVKRKKAILSDSEDEDEEKDDKPAAKRSRAVSDDDENSGSGDGSVGPDRSLAAKLRELGSDSGSDEEDRSKPTAVKKDEKALFGSDSDSGEDDEEEKMIADIFGESGDEEEEEFTGFNQEELEAASKQPKQQQQAADDSDSDEGVDRSGQDTSFMSDFDIMLAKRKAMNSRKRRHRDGGTFISDADDVVSAMITKMNEAAEEDRTLNSQKKPALKKLTLLPQVVMHLKKQDLKETFIDSGVMSAIKEWISPLPDKSLPALRIREELLRILQELPNVSQETLKHSGIGRAVMFLYKHPKESRANKDLALKLINEWSRPIFGLTSNYKGMTREERQQRDLDQQTPQRRRLSEPQKVERAQEPDVFSPPTSSGGQTPRRDLEKQLTGEEKALRPGDPGFCARARVPMPSNKDYVVRPKWNVEGDSSRGPVKKGLSRVDKQMRRFADIRRLTKTGHAVKISVEGNRMPL, from the exons ATGGACGGAGGAGAGGAGGACTTTATGTCCG ACGATGGGGGCGGGACTCCGGTTCAGGATGAGCATCCTCAATCCGACGGCGAGGAGATGAGGAGCGACGGCCGGCAGTCAGAG GACGACGGCAGCAACGACGAAGACGCTGCCATTGCCATGGAAACGGGCGGGGCAGCCAGCAGCTCGGACGCGGAGGACCGGCGCCGGGCCAACAGCGACTCGGAGGACGAGGCTCCTGGGGCCCGCCGAGAGAAGAGCGACTCGGAGGACGAGGCTCCTGGGGGCCGCCGAGACAAGAGCGACTCGGAGGACGAGGCTCCTGGGGGCCGCCGAGACAAGAGCGACTCGGAGGMSGAGSCTCMTCGGCCCGGCGGCAGCGAAGACGAAGACTCTCCGGCAAAACGCAGGGCAAGCGCGTcggacgaggaagaggaggaatcGCCGAGGAAGAGACGGCCGAGCGGCTCGGAGGACGAGGCGTCGTCTCCGGTCAAACGGGGAGCGTCCGACAACGAGGAAGAGGACGTGTCGTCCCCCGCCAAGCGCCGAGGAAGCAGCTCTGAGCTGGAGGACGCCCCCAGAGGAGATGGCGCCCGCAGCGACTCCGACAACGAAGAGGACAAACCAGCACCGGCGTCGTCTCCACGGAAACACTCAGACAGTGACTCTGACGCAGAGCCGCCCGCCAGACGCCAGGCGGCGCCGATGGACTCCGACGAGGAAGATGAGGGTAAacgggaggaagaggaaggggcAGGGGGAGGGAAGTGGAAGGGTGTGATGCAATCCGacagtgaggatgaggaggacgaGGTGCTGAGGAAGAAGGctgcaacaggaagtgatgaagagCAGCGCGAGGAAGAGAAGAAGCAACAGAGAGATGACGGCGAGGAAGAGGACGACAAACCAG TGAAGAGAAAGAAGGCCATCTTGTCTGACAGTGAAGACGAGGATGAAGAGAAGGACGACAAACCAG CAGCAAAGAGGAGCCGGGCGGTTTCCGACGACGACGAGAACTCGGGCAGCGGCGACGGCTCGGTCGGCCCGGATCGAAGCCTGGCGGCCAAGCTGAGGGAGCTTGGGTCAGACAGCGGCAGCGACGAGGAGGACCGGTCCAAACCCACGGCGGTGAAGAAGGACGAGAAGGCGTTGTTCGGCAGCGACAGCGACTCCGGCGAGGACGACGAAGAGGA GAAAATGATCGCAGACATTTTCGGAGAGTCtggagatgaggaagaggaggagttcACG ggcTTCAACCAGGAGGAGTTGGAGGCTGCCAGCAAGCAGccgaagcagcagcagcaggcggcCGATGACTCCGACTCCGACGAAGGAGTGGACCGCAGTGGCCAGGA cacCAGCTTCATGTCCGACTTTGACATCATGCTAGCCAAAAGGAAAGCCATGAACAGCCGGAAGAGGAGGCACCGAGACGGAGGAACGTTCATCAGCGATGCCGACGATGTCGTGAGCGCCATGATCACCAAGATGAACGAGGCCGCAGAG GAGGACCGGACTCTGAACAGCCAGAAGAAGCCGGCGCTGAAGAAGCTCACGCTGCTGCCGCAGGTTGTCATGCACCTCAAGAA GCAGGATCTGAAGGAGACGTTCATTGACAGCGGCGTGATGTCGGCCATCAAGGAGTGGATCAGCCCTCTGCCCGACAAATCGCTGCCGGCGCTGCGGAtcagagaggagctgctgcGGATCCTGCAAGAG ctcccCAACGTCAGCCAGGAGACGCTGAAGCACAGCGGGATCGGACGGGCCGTCATGTTCCTCTACAAGCATCCCAAAGAATCCCGGGCCAACAAAGACCTGGCGCTGAAGCTCATCA ACGAATGGTCGCGGCCGATCTTCGGTCTGACGTCCAATTACAAGGGAATGACGAGGGAAGAGCGGCAGCAGAGGGATCTGGACCAGCAGACGCCTCAGAGACGCCGGCTCAG TGAGCCTCAGAAGGTGGAGAGGGCGCAGGAACCCGACGTCTTCTCTCCACCAACCAG CTCTGGAGGTCAGACGCCCCGCAGAGACCTGGAGAAGCAGCTCACCGGGGAGGAAAA AGCTCTGCGACCCGGTGATCCCGGGTTCTGCGCCCGGGCTCGGGTGCCGATGCCCTCCAACAAGGACTACGTGGTCCGACCCAAATGGAACGTGGAGGGGGATTCCAGCAGG
- the iws1 gene encoding protein IWS1 homolog isoform X3 has product MDGGEEDFMSDDGGGTPVQDEHPQSDGEEMRSDGRQSEDDGSNDEDAAIAMETGGAASSSDAEDRRRANSDSEDEAPGARREKSDSEDEAPGGRRDKSDSEDEAPGGRRDKSDSEXEXXRPGGSEDEDSPAKRRASASDEEEEESPRKRRPSGSEDEASSPVKRGASDNEEEDVSSPAKRRGSSSELEDAPRGDGARSDSDNEEDKPAPASSPRKHSDSDSDAEPPARRQAAPMDSDEEDEGKREEEEGAGGGKWKGVMQSDSEDEEDEVLRKKAATGSDEEQREEEKKQQRDDGEEEDDKPVKRKKAILSDSEDEDEEKDDKPAKRSRAVSDDDENSGSGDGSVGPDRSLAAKLRELGSDSGSDEEDRSKPTAVKKDEKALFGSDSDSGEDDEEEKMIADIFGESGDEEEEEFTGFNQEELEAASKQPKQQQQAADDSDSDEGVDRSGQDTSFMSDFDIMLAKRKAMNSRKRRHRDGGTFISDADDVVSAMITKMNEAAEEDRTLNSQKKPALKKLTLLPQVVMHLKKQDLKETFIDSGVMSAIKEWISPLPDKSLPALRIREELLRILQELPNVSQETLKHSGIGRAVMFLYKHPKESRANKDLALKLINEWSRPIFGLTSNYKGMTREERQQRDLDQQTPQRRRLSEPQKVERAQEPDVFSPPTSSGGQTPRRDLEKQLTGEEKALRPGDPGFCARARVPMPSNKDYVVRPKWNVEGDSSRGPVKKGLSRVDKQMRRFADIRRLTKTGHAVKISVEGNRMPL; this is encoded by the exons ATGGACGGAGGAGAGGAGGACTTTATGTCCG ACGATGGGGGCGGGACTCCGGTTCAGGATGAGCATCCTCAATCCGACGGCGAGGAGATGAGGAGCGACGGCCGGCAGTCAGAG GACGACGGCAGCAACGACGAAGACGCTGCCATTGCCATGGAAACGGGCGGGGCAGCCAGCAGCTCGGACGCGGAGGACCGGCGCCGGGCCAACAGCGACTCGGAGGACGAGGCTCCTGGGGCCCGCCGAGAGAAGAGCGACTCGGAGGACGAGGCTCCTGGGGGCCGCCGAGACAAGAGCGACTCGGAGGACGAGGCTCCTGGGGGCCGCCGAGACAAGAGCGACTCGGAGGMSGAGSCTCMTCGGCCCGGCGGCAGCGAAGACGAAGACTCTCCGGCAAAACGCAGGGCAAGCGCGTcggacgaggaagaggaggaatcGCCGAGGAAGAGACGGCCGAGCGGCTCGGAGGACGAGGCGTCGTCTCCGGTCAAACGGGGAGCGTCCGACAACGAGGAAGAGGACGTGTCGTCCCCCGCCAAGCGCCGAGGAAGCAGCTCTGAGCTGGAGGACGCCCCCAGAGGAGATGGCGCCCGCAGCGACTCCGACAACGAAGAGGACAAACCAGCACCGGCGTCGTCTCCACGGAAACACTCAGACAGTGACTCTGACGCAGAGCCGCCCGCCAGACGCCAGGCGGCGCCGATGGACTCCGACGAGGAAGATGAGGGTAAacgggaggaagaggaaggggcAGGGGGAGGGAAGTGGAAGGGTGTGATGCAATCCGacagtgaggatgaggaggacgaGGTGCTGAGGAAGAAGGctgcaacaggaagtgatgaagagCAGCGCGAGGAAGAGAAGAAGCAACAGAGAGATGACGGCGAGGAAGAGGACGACAAACCAG TGAAGAGAAAGAAGGCCATCTTGTCTGACAGTGAAGACGAGGATGAAGAGAAGGACGACAAACCAG CAAAGAGGAGCCGGGCGGTTTCCGACGACGACGAGAACTCGGGCAGCGGCGACGGCTCGGTCGGCCCGGATCGAAGCCTGGCGGCCAAGCTGAGGGAGCTTGGGTCAGACAGCGGCAGCGACGAGGAGGACCGGTCCAAACCCACGGCGGTGAAGAAGGACGAGAAGGCGTTGTTCGGCAGCGACAGCGACTCCGGCGAGGACGACGAAGAGGA GAAAATGATCGCAGACATTTTCGGAGAGTCtggagatgaggaagaggaggagttcACG ggcTTCAACCAGGAGGAGTTGGAGGCTGCCAGCAAGCAGccgaagcagcagcagcaggcggcCGATGACTCCGACTCCGACGAAGGAGTGGACCGCAGTGGCCAGGA cacCAGCTTCATGTCCGACTTTGACATCATGCTAGCCAAAAGGAAAGCCATGAACAGCCGGAAGAGGAGGCACCGAGACGGAGGAACGTTCATCAGCGATGCCGACGATGTCGTGAGCGCCATGATCACCAAGATGAACGAGGCCGCAGAG GAGGACCGGACTCTGAACAGCCAGAAGAAGCCGGCGCTGAAGAAGCTCACGCTGCTGCCGCAGGTTGTCATGCACCTCAAGAA GCAGGATCTGAAGGAGACGTTCATTGACAGCGGCGTGATGTCGGCCATCAAGGAGTGGATCAGCCCTCTGCCCGACAAATCGCTGCCGGCGCTGCGGAtcagagaggagctgctgcGGATCCTGCAAGAG ctcccCAACGTCAGCCAGGAGACGCTGAAGCACAGCGGGATCGGACGGGCCGTCATGTTCCTCTACAAGCATCCCAAAGAATCCCGGGCCAACAAAGACCTGGCGCTGAAGCTCATCA ACGAATGGTCGCGGCCGATCTTCGGTCTGACGTCCAATTACAAGGGAATGACGAGGGAAGAGCGGCAGCAGAGGGATCTGGACCAGCAGACGCCTCAGAGACGCCGGCTCAG TGAGCCTCAGAAGGTGGAGAGGGCGCAGGAACCCGACGTCTTCTCTCCACCAACCAG CTCTGGAGGTCAGACGCCCCGCAGAGACCTGGAGAAGCAGCTCACCGGGGAGGAAAA AGCTCTGCGACCCGGTGATCCCGGGTTCTGCGCCCGGGCTCGGGTGCCGATGCCCTCCAACAAGGACTACGTGGTCCGACCCAAATGGAACGTGGAGGGGGATTCCAGCAGG
- the iws1 gene encoding protein IWS1 homolog isoform X2 — MDGGEEDFMSDDGGGTPVQDEHPQSDGEEMRSDGRQSEDDGSNDEDAAIAMETGGAASSSDAEDRRRANSDSEDEAPGARREKSDSEDEAPGGRRDKSDSEDEAPGGRRDKSDSEXEXXRPGGSEDEDSPAKRRASASDEEEEESPRKRRPSGSEDEASSPVKRGASDNEEEDVSSPAKRRGSSSELEDAPRGDGARSDSDNEEDKPAPASSPRKHSDSDSDAEPPARRQAAPMDSDEEDEGKREEEEGAGGGKWKGVMQSDSEDEEDEVLRKKAATGSDEEQREEEKKQQRDDGEEEDDKPVKRKKAILSDSEDEDEEKDDKPAAKRSRAVSDDDENSGSGDGSVGPDRSLAAKLRELGSDSGSDEEDRSKPTAVKKDEKALFGSDSDSGEDDEEEKMIADIFGESGDEEEEEFTGFNQEELEAASKQPKQQQQAADDSDSDEGVDRSGQDTSFMSDFDIMLAKRKAMNSRKRRHRDGGTFISDADDVVSAMITKMNEAAEEDRTLNSQKKPALKKLTLLPQVVMHLKKQDLKETFIDSGVMSAIKEWISPLPDKSLPALRIREELLRILQELPNVSQETLKHSGIGRAVMFLYKHPKESRANKDLALKLINEWSRPIFGLTSNYKGMTREERQQRDLDQQTPQRRRLSEPQKVERAQEPDVFSPPTSSGGQTPRRDLEKQLTGEEKALRPGDPGFCARARVPMPSNKDYVVRPKWNVEGDSSRSGYKKAISLLEKHKRRFAEQRKLRRPQGAVKISIEGNRMPL, encoded by the exons ATGGACGGAGGAGAGGAGGACTTTATGTCCG ACGATGGGGGCGGGACTCCGGTTCAGGATGAGCATCCTCAATCCGACGGCGAGGAGATGAGGAGCGACGGCCGGCAGTCAGAG GACGACGGCAGCAACGACGAAGACGCTGCCATTGCCATGGAAACGGGCGGGGCAGCCAGCAGCTCGGACGCGGAGGACCGGCGCCGGGCCAACAGCGACTCGGAGGACGAGGCTCCTGGGGCCCGCCGAGAGAAGAGCGACTCGGAGGACGAGGCTCCTGGGGGCCGCCGAGACAAGAGCGACTCGGAGGACGAGGCTCCTGGGGGCCGCCGAGACAAGAGCGACTCGGAGGMSGAGSCTCMTCGGCCCGGCGGCAGCGAAGACGAAGACTCTCCGGCAAAACGCAGGGCAAGCGCGTcggacgaggaagaggaggaatcGCCGAGGAAGAGACGGCCGAGCGGCTCGGAGGACGAGGCGTCGTCTCCGGTCAAACGGGGAGCGTCCGACAACGAGGAAGAGGACGTGTCGTCCCCCGCCAAGCGCCGAGGAAGCAGCTCTGAGCTGGAGGACGCCCCCAGAGGAGATGGCGCCCGCAGCGACTCCGACAACGAAGAGGACAAACCAGCACCGGCGTCGTCTCCACGGAAACACTCAGACAGTGACTCTGACGCAGAGCCGCCCGCCAGACGCCAGGCGGCGCCGATGGACTCCGACGAGGAAGATGAGGGTAAacgggaggaagaggaaggggcAGGGGGAGGGAAGTGGAAGGGTGTGATGCAATCCGacagtgaggatgaggaggacgaGGTGCTGAGGAAGAAGGctgcaacaggaagtgatgaagagCAGCGCGAGGAAGAGAAGAAGCAACAGAGAGATGACGGCGAGGAAGAGGACGACAAACCAG TGAAGAGAAAGAAGGCCATCTTGTCTGACAGTGAAGACGAGGATGAAGAGAAGGACGACAAACCAG CAGCAAAGAGGAGCCGGGCGGTTTCCGACGACGACGAGAACTCGGGCAGCGGCGACGGCTCGGTCGGCCCGGATCGAAGCCTGGCGGCCAAGCTGAGGGAGCTTGGGTCAGACAGCGGCAGCGACGAGGAGGACCGGTCCAAACCCACGGCGGTGAAGAAGGACGAGAAGGCGTTGTTCGGCAGCGACAGCGACTCCGGCGAGGACGACGAAGAGGA GAAAATGATCGCAGACATTTTCGGAGAGTCtggagatgaggaagaggaggagttcACG ggcTTCAACCAGGAGGAGTTGGAGGCTGCCAGCAAGCAGccgaagcagcagcagcaggcggcCGATGACTCCGACTCCGACGAAGGAGTGGACCGCAGTGGCCAGGA cacCAGCTTCATGTCCGACTTTGACATCATGCTAGCCAAAAGGAAAGCCATGAACAGCCGGAAGAGGAGGCACCGAGACGGAGGAACGTTCATCAGCGATGCCGACGATGTCGTGAGCGCCATGATCACCAAGATGAACGAGGCCGCAGAG GAGGACCGGACTCTGAACAGCCAGAAGAAGCCGGCGCTGAAGAAGCTCACGCTGCTGCCGCAGGTTGTCATGCACCTCAAGAA GCAGGATCTGAAGGAGACGTTCATTGACAGCGGCGTGATGTCGGCCATCAAGGAGTGGATCAGCCCTCTGCCCGACAAATCGCTGCCGGCGCTGCGGAtcagagaggagctgctgcGGATCCTGCAAGAG ctcccCAACGTCAGCCAGGAGACGCTGAAGCACAGCGGGATCGGACGGGCCGTCATGTTCCTCTACAAGCATCCCAAAGAATCCCGGGCCAACAAAGACCTGGCGCTGAAGCTCATCA ACGAATGGTCGCGGCCGATCTTCGGTCTGACGTCCAATTACAAGGGAATGACGAGGGAAGAGCGGCAGCAGAGGGATCTGGACCAGCAGACGCCTCAGAGACGCCGGCTCAG TGAGCCTCAGAAGGTGGAGAGGGCGCAGGAACCCGACGTCTTCTCTCCACCAACCAG CTCTGGAGGTCAGACGCCCCGCAGAGACCTGGAGAAGCAGCTCACCGGGGAGGAAAA AGCTCTGCGACCCGGTGATCCCGGGTTCTGCGCCCGGGCTCGGGTGCCGATGCCCTCCAACAAGGACTACGTGGTCCGACCCAAATGGAACGTGGAGGGGGATTCCAGCAGG AGCGGCTATAAGAAAGCCATCAGCCTGCTGGAGAAGCACAAGCGGCGCTTTGCCGAGCAGAGGAAGCTGCGGCGGCCGCAGGGAGCCGTGAAGATCAGCATAGAGGGGAACAGGATGCCGCTGTAG
- the iws1 gene encoding protein IWS1 homolog isoform X5, whose translation MDGGEEDFMSDDGGGTPVQDEHPQSDGEEMRSDGRQSEDDGSNDEDAAIAMETGGAASSSDAEDRRRANSDSEDEAPGARREKSDSEDEAPGGRRDKSDSEDEAPGGRRDKSDSEXEXXRPGGSEDEDSPAKRRASASDEEEEESPRKRRPSGSEDEASSPVKRGASDNEEEDVSSPAKRRGSSSELEDAPRGDGARSDSDNEEDKPAPASSPRKHSDSDSDAEPPARRQAAPMDSDEEDEGKREEEEGAGGGKWKGVMQSDSEDEEDEVLRKKAATGSDEEQREEEKKQQRDDGEEEDDKPAAKRSRAVSDDDENSGSGDGSVGPDRSLAAKLRELGSDSGSDEEDRSKPTAVKKDEKALFGSDSDSGEDDEEEKMIADIFGESGDEEEEEFTGFNQEELEAASKQPKQQQQAADDSDSDEGVDRSGQDTSFMSDFDIMLAKRKAMNSRKRRHRDGGTFISDADDVVSAMITKMNEAAEEDRTLNSQKKPALKKLTLLPQVVMHLKKQDLKETFIDSGVMSAIKEWISPLPDKSLPALRIREELLRILQELPNVSQETLKHSGIGRAVMFLYKHPKESRANKDLALKLINEWSRPIFGLTSNYKGMTREERQQRDLDQQTPQRRRLSEPQKVERAQEPDVFSPPTSSGGQTPRRDLEKQLTGEEKALRPGDPGFCARARVPMPSNKDYVVRPKWNVEGDSSRGPVKKGLSRVDKQMRRFADIRRLTKTGHAVKISVEGNRMPL comes from the exons ATGGACGGAGGAGAGGAGGACTTTATGTCCG ACGATGGGGGCGGGACTCCGGTTCAGGATGAGCATCCTCAATCCGACGGCGAGGAGATGAGGAGCGACGGCCGGCAGTCAGAG GACGACGGCAGCAACGACGAAGACGCTGCCATTGCCATGGAAACGGGCGGGGCAGCCAGCAGCTCGGACGCGGAGGACCGGCGCCGGGCCAACAGCGACTCGGAGGACGAGGCTCCTGGGGCCCGCCGAGAGAAGAGCGACTCGGAGGACGAGGCTCCTGGGGGCCGCCGAGACAAGAGCGACTCGGAGGACGAGGCTCCTGGGGGCCGCCGAGACAAGAGCGACTCGGAGGMSGAGSCTCMTCGGCCCGGCGGCAGCGAAGACGAAGACTCTCCGGCAAAACGCAGGGCAAGCGCGTcggacgaggaagaggaggaatcGCCGAGGAAGAGACGGCCGAGCGGCTCGGAGGACGAGGCGTCGTCTCCGGTCAAACGGGGAGCGTCCGACAACGAGGAAGAGGACGTGTCGTCCCCCGCCAAGCGCCGAGGAAGCAGCTCTGAGCTGGAGGACGCCCCCAGAGGAGATGGCGCCCGCAGCGACTCCGACAACGAAGAGGACAAACCAGCACCGGCGTCGTCTCCACGGAAACACTCAGACAGTGACTCTGACGCAGAGCCGCCCGCCAGACGCCAGGCGGCGCCGATGGACTCCGACGAGGAAGATGAGGGTAAacgggaggaagaggaaggggcAGGGGGAGGGAAGTGGAAGGGTGTGATGCAATCCGacagtgaggatgaggaggacgaGGTGCTGAGGAAGAAGGctgcaacaggaagtgatgaagagCAGCGCGAGGAAGAGAAGAAGCAACAGAGAGATGACGGCGAGGAAGAGGACGACAAACCAG CAGCAAAGAGGAGCCGGGCGGTTTCCGACGACGACGAGAACTCGGGCAGCGGCGACGGCTCGGTCGGCCCGGATCGAAGCCTGGCGGCCAAGCTGAGGGAGCTTGGGTCAGACAGCGGCAGCGACGAGGAGGACCGGTCCAAACCCACGGCGGTGAAGAAGGACGAGAAGGCGTTGTTCGGCAGCGACAGCGACTCCGGCGAGGACGACGAAGAGGA GAAAATGATCGCAGACATTTTCGGAGAGTCtggagatgaggaagaggaggagttcACG ggcTTCAACCAGGAGGAGTTGGAGGCTGCCAGCAAGCAGccgaagcagcagcagcaggcggcCGATGACTCCGACTCCGACGAAGGAGTGGACCGCAGTGGCCAGGA cacCAGCTTCATGTCCGACTTTGACATCATGCTAGCCAAAAGGAAAGCCATGAACAGCCGGAAGAGGAGGCACCGAGACGGAGGAACGTTCATCAGCGATGCCGACGATGTCGTGAGCGCCATGATCACCAAGATGAACGAGGCCGCAGAG GAGGACCGGACTCTGAACAGCCAGAAGAAGCCGGCGCTGAAGAAGCTCACGCTGCTGCCGCAGGTTGTCATGCACCTCAAGAA GCAGGATCTGAAGGAGACGTTCATTGACAGCGGCGTGATGTCGGCCATCAAGGAGTGGATCAGCCCTCTGCCCGACAAATCGCTGCCGGCGCTGCGGAtcagagaggagctgctgcGGATCCTGCAAGAG ctcccCAACGTCAGCCAGGAGACGCTGAAGCACAGCGGGATCGGACGGGCCGTCATGTTCCTCTACAAGCATCCCAAAGAATCCCGGGCCAACAAAGACCTGGCGCTGAAGCTCATCA ACGAATGGTCGCGGCCGATCTTCGGTCTGACGTCCAATTACAAGGGAATGACGAGGGAAGAGCGGCAGCAGAGGGATCTGGACCAGCAGACGCCTCAGAGACGCCGGCTCAG TGAGCCTCAGAAGGTGGAGAGGGCGCAGGAACCCGACGTCTTCTCTCCACCAACCAG CTCTGGAGGTCAGACGCCCCGCAGAGACCTGGAGAAGCAGCTCACCGGGGAGGAAAA AGCTCTGCGACCCGGTGATCCCGGGTTCTGCGCCCGGGCTCGGGTGCCGATGCCCTCCAACAAGGACTACGTGGTCCGACCCAAATGGAACGTGGAGGGGGATTCCAGCAGG
- the iws1 gene encoding protein IWS1 homolog isoform X4: MDGGEEDFMSDDGGGTPVQDEHPQSDGEEMRSDGRQSEDDGSNDEDAAIAMETGGAASSSDAEDRRRANSDSEDEAPGARREKSDSEDEAPGGRRDKSDSEDEAPGGRRDKSDSEXEXXRPGGSEDEDSPAKRRASASDEEEEESPRKRRPSGSEDEASSPVKRGASDNEEEDVSSPAKRRGSSSELEDAPRGDGARSDSDNEEDKPAPASSPRKHSDSDSDAEPPARRQAAPMDSDEEDEGKREEEEGAGGGKWKGVMQSDSEDEEDEVLRKKAATGSDEEQREEEKKQQRDDGEEEDDKPVKRKKAILSDSEDEDEEKDDKPAAKRSRAVSDDDENSGSGDGSVGPDRSLAAKLRELGSDSGSDEEDRSKPTAVKKDEKALFGSDSDSGEDDEEEKMIADIFGESGDEEEEEFTGFNQEELEAASKQPKQQQQAADDSDSDEGVDRSGQDTSFMSDFDIMLAKRKAMNSRKRRHRDGGTFISDADDVVSAMITKMNEAAEEDRTLNSQKKPALKKLTLLPQVVMHLKKQDLKETFIDSGVMSAIKEWISPLPDKSLPALRIREELLRILQELPNVSQETLKHSGIGRAVMFLYKHPKESRANKDLALKLINEWSRPIFGLTSNYKGMTREERQQRDLDQQTPQRRRLSSGGQTPRRDLEKQLTGEEKALRPGDPGFCARARVPMPSNKDYVVRPKWNVEGDSSRGPVKKGLSRVDKQMRRFADIRRLTKTGHAVKISVEGNRMPL, translated from the exons ATGGACGGAGGAGAGGAGGACTTTATGTCCG ACGATGGGGGCGGGACTCCGGTTCAGGATGAGCATCCTCAATCCGACGGCGAGGAGATGAGGAGCGACGGCCGGCAGTCAGAG GACGACGGCAGCAACGACGAAGACGCTGCCATTGCCATGGAAACGGGCGGGGCAGCCAGCAGCTCGGACGCGGAGGACCGGCGCCGGGCCAACAGCGACTCGGAGGACGAGGCTCCTGGGGCCCGCCGAGAGAAGAGCGACTCGGAGGACGAGGCTCCTGGGGGCCGCCGAGACAAGAGCGACTCGGAGGACGAGGCTCCTGGGGGCCGCCGAGACAAGAGCGACTCGGAGGMSGAGSCTCMTCGGCCCGGCGGCAGCGAAGACGAAGACTCTCCGGCAAAACGCAGGGCAAGCGCGTcggacgaggaagaggaggaatcGCCGAGGAAGAGACGGCCGAGCGGCTCGGAGGACGAGGCGTCGTCTCCGGTCAAACGGGGAGCGTCCGACAACGAGGAAGAGGACGTGTCGTCCCCCGCCAAGCGCCGAGGAAGCAGCTCTGAGCTGGAGGACGCCCCCAGAGGAGATGGCGCCCGCAGCGACTCCGACAACGAAGAGGACAAACCAGCACCGGCGTCGTCTCCACGGAAACACTCAGACAGTGACTCTGACGCAGAGCCGCCCGCCAGACGCCAGGCGGCGCCGATGGACTCCGACGAGGAAGATGAGGGTAAacgggaggaagaggaaggggcAGGGGGAGGGAAGTGGAAGGGTGTGATGCAATCCGacagtgaggatgaggaggacgaGGTGCTGAGGAAGAAGGctgcaacaggaagtgatgaagagCAGCGCGAGGAAGAGAAGAAGCAACAGAGAGATGACGGCGAGGAAGAGGACGACAAACCAG TGAAGAGAAAGAAGGCCATCTTGTCTGACAGTGAAGACGAGGATGAAGAGAAGGACGACAAACCAG CAGCAAAGAGGAGCCGGGCGGTTTCCGACGACGACGAGAACTCGGGCAGCGGCGACGGCTCGGTCGGCCCGGATCGAAGCCTGGCGGCCAAGCTGAGGGAGCTTGGGTCAGACAGCGGCAGCGACGAGGAGGACCGGTCCAAACCCACGGCGGTGAAGAAGGACGAGAAGGCGTTGTTCGGCAGCGACAGCGACTCCGGCGAGGACGACGAAGAGGA GAAAATGATCGCAGACATTTTCGGAGAGTCtggagatgaggaagaggaggagttcACG ggcTTCAACCAGGAGGAGTTGGAGGCTGCCAGCAAGCAGccgaagcagcagcagcaggcggcCGATGACTCCGACTCCGACGAAGGAGTGGACCGCAGTGGCCAGGA cacCAGCTTCATGTCCGACTTTGACATCATGCTAGCCAAAAGGAAAGCCATGAACAGCCGGAAGAGGAGGCACCGAGACGGAGGAACGTTCATCAGCGATGCCGACGATGTCGTGAGCGCCATGATCACCAAGATGAACGAGGCCGCAGAG GAGGACCGGACTCTGAACAGCCAGAAGAAGCCGGCGCTGAAGAAGCTCACGCTGCTGCCGCAGGTTGTCATGCACCTCAAGAA GCAGGATCTGAAGGAGACGTTCATTGACAGCGGCGTGATGTCGGCCATCAAGGAGTGGATCAGCCCTCTGCCCGACAAATCGCTGCCGGCGCTGCGGAtcagagaggagctgctgcGGATCCTGCAAGAG ctcccCAACGTCAGCCAGGAGACGCTGAAGCACAGCGGGATCGGACGGGCCGTCATGTTCCTCTACAAGCATCCCAAAGAATCCCGGGCCAACAAAGACCTGGCGCTGAAGCTCATCA ACGAATGGTCGCGGCCGATCTTCGGTCTGACGTCCAATTACAAGGGAATGACGAGGGAAGAGCGGCAGCAGAGGGATCTGGACCAGCAGACGCCTCAGAGACGCCGGCTCAG CTCTGGAGGTCAGACGCCCCGCAGAGACCTGGAGAAGCAGCTCACCGGGGAGGAAAA AGCTCTGCGACCCGGTGATCCCGGGTTCTGCGCCCGGGCTCGGGTGCCGATGCCCTCCAACAAGGACTACGTGGTCCGACCCAAATGGAACGTGGAGGGGGATTCCAGCAGG